The sequence below is a genomic window from Cicer arietinum cultivar CDC Frontier isolate Library 1 chromosome 6, Cicar.CDCFrontier_v2.0, whole genome shotgun sequence.
GCTCCAGAGAGTGAAGTTTTGGGCACTCAGTAGTCACTGCTCTTCGCGATAAACATGAATCCATGTTAAAAGTAAAAGATGCCCCAGTATCTGCAAGCTCCAGTGTTTCAGGAACAAAACCAAGGTCAGTTCTTGTCTGCATTCCTATCAGTTCTCCTTCGGACAGATTCTTCTGCAGACTTTCCTCATCTTCATTTGAACCCTGTGTGCTACGAGATACCAAGTTCATATCTGAGACAGCTGGTGACAATTCAAGCCTGAGTTTATTCGAGAAATCTTGATGAAAAACATTTCCGAATTCCAGCCTAAAATTACTATGATTGTCAACCAAGCTACCTTCAGCAACAGGCTGCACGTGATCAATCTGAGGCAATCGCCTTTTCTTATTATAAGCCGCCAAATCCATGGATTCAATTTTGCGCGAAAGATGTTCGACAAAAGAAGGATTCTGAAGAGCCTGCTCAAAGAAGCTCAGCAAATTTGTCTGCCTCTTCTCCATACCATCTAATCGCTGCTGAAAGTCTTCCAGCTGAAGCTTTGCTGTTGACTGATTCTGTTTGTAGTTAAATAGATTGGATTCAAGAGAATTTTTCTCGCGTGAAAGTTTCTCTATTTCTTCTTCAAATGCTGCCCTTTCTGGATCTGCAACAGAACCTGGAGGATGACTATGACTGTGTATAGGTTTCCTGCGGTGTATATTCTTGAGAAGATgcttttgatcttttataaattcgTCATTACCAAACTCCCACCGCTCGGGATGTATTTTTCGAAATCCCTGACGATAAATATACCATAGCAAATTAAAACCTAACAATGGTTTTTTCAAAATTCTGGAAAATATCAGCAA
It includes:
- the HSFA5 gene encoding heat stress transcription factor A-5; amino-acid sequence: MDAAPHSSTAATGGPAPFLLKTYDMVDDSGTDEIVSWSSTNNSFVVWDPPEFARVLLPTYFKHNNFSSFIRQLNTYGFRKIHPERWEFGNDEFIKDQKHLLKNIHRRKPIHSHSHPPGSVADPERAAFEEEIEKLSREKNSLESNLFNYKQNQSTAKLQLEDFQQRLDGMEKRQTNLLSFFEQALQNPSFVEHLSRKIESMDLAAYNKKRRLPQIDHVQPVAEGSLVDNHSNFRLEFGNVFHQDFSNKLRLELSPAVSDMNLVSRSTQGSNEDEESLQKNLSEGELIGMQTRTDLGFVPETLELADTGASFTFNMDSCLSRRAVTTECPKLHSLEPSSEEGDSHISCQLNLTLASCPLEFHRNSYSARSPQIDCQEIGNLAESRFLANGKEFENGVSSTRNVANEVANLAFSQEAPVNNQVKPAAPHRVNDVFWEQFLTERPGCSDNEEAISNYRANPYDEQEGRSAHGISGNIKNMDNLTL